Proteins encoded together in one Chryseobacterium sp. G0201 window:
- a CDS encoding discoidin domain-containing protein, with amino-acid sequence MKKNVLKAMLFCLSLITLLTSCREEDFANEANPSKATDSKIASKVSVGQYESEMPYNINVVYFIPSDGAARPEYERRVSEFMIAAQDFYRQNMYNWGYGNRSFGLLKNPATNRVKINVINGALPVSSYPYSGGGNKIQAEVNAWFANHPNDKTSDHTIIFTAVPTPETEIPFYGLEKICFVGDNEAWDYQYFNQNTPQGNKAKWYMGGFLHELGHGLSLSHNALHKSSPYGTSLMSSGNNTYGYSPTVLTKSDCAILNNIQVFSTHTQPAGYFYAPGKEFKITSITGSYSNGRININGTYSTNAPLNSILSHFIPQSNYYFTVTGLADYTSNTFSTYIDVSDLHIIDNENYLFVLQGLYLDGTKTDAEYYYFTMKNGVPTIKWDMNRSNWTVSSSSQQSYFPATYAIDGDKNTYWHTNFDTGTVQNAPAAGASQNFPYYFDIDMGSVKDISGLSFIQHQGLVRTAKNISIYTRNSTTDTWKLENSYILTNTTDKQHVDFPQKENTRYVRLKFESSHDGLPYVAIPEIGAY; translated from the coding sequence ATGAAAAAAAATGTTTTAAAAGCTATGCTTTTTTGCCTATCGCTTATTACTTTATTAACAAGTTGCCGGGAAGAAGATTTCGCCAATGAAGCAAATCCCTCAAAAGCAACAGATTCTAAAATTGCCAGTAAAGTTTCCGTAGGTCAGTATGAATCTGAAATGCCTTACAATATTAATGTTGTATACTTTATTCCTTCTGATGGGGCGGCACGCCCTGAATATGAAAGAAGAGTAAGTGAATTTATGATAGCCGCACAAGATTTTTATCGACAAAATATGTACAACTGGGGATATGGAAACCGCAGTTTTGGACTTCTAAAAAATCCTGCTACCAATAGAGTTAAGATCAATGTAATAAATGGAGCATTACCCGTAAGCTCATACCCTTACTCAGGAGGAGGAAATAAAATACAAGCCGAGGTGAATGCTTGGTTTGCAAATCATCCTAACGACAAGACAAGTGATCATACTATAATTTTCACTGCTGTTCCCACTCCTGAAACAGAAATACCCTTTTATGGTTTAGAAAAAATTTGTTTTGTGGGTGATAATGAAGCATGGGATTATCAATATTTTAATCAAAATACTCCTCAAGGAAATAAAGCTAAATGGTATATGGGAGGTTTTCTACACGAATTGGGTCATGGGTTGAGCTTATCCCACAATGCTCTTCACAAAAGTTCACCATACGGAACCTCTCTAATGAGTTCTGGGAACAATACATATGGATACTCTCCGACTGTACTTACTAAATCAGATTGCGCAATTTTAAATAACATTCAAGTATTTTCTACTCATACGCAACCTGCAGGTTATTTCTATGCACCCGGTAAGGAATTTAAAATTACAAGTATTACAGGAAGCTATTCCAACGGTCGTATAAATATTAATGGAACTTATTCTACCAATGCTCCTTTAAATAGTATACTATCACATTTCATTCCTCAATCAAATTATTATTTTACGGTAACAGGATTAGCAGATTACACTTCTAATACTTTCAGTACATACATTGATGTTAGTGATTTACATATTATTGACAACGAAAATTATCTTTTTGTACTACAGGGATTATACTTAGATGGAACTAAAACTGATGCCGAGTATTATTATTTCACTATGAAAAATGGTGTTCCAACTATCAAATGGGATATGAACCGAAGTAATTGGACAGTAAGTAGCAGCTCGCAGCAATCATATTTCCCGGCAACCTATGCAATAGATGGTGATAAGAATACCTATTGGCATACCAATTTTGATACAGGAACAGTACAGAATGCTCCGGCAGCAGGTGCATCACAAAATTTTCCATATTATTTTGATATAGATATGGGGTCTGTAAAAGATATATCCGGTCTTTCGTTCATCCAGCATCAAGGTCTCGTAAGAACGGCAAAAAATATCAGTATATATACAAGAAACTCAACCACAGACACATGGAAACTTGAAAACAGCTATATACTTACAAATACTACAGATAAGCAACATGTTGATTTTCCACAAAAAGAAAATACAAGATATGTACGTCTAAAATTTGAAAGCAGCCATGATGGGTTACCATATGTTGCAATACCTGAAATCGGCGCCTATTAA